A single region of the Cyanobacteria bacterium FACHB-DQ100 genome encodes:
- a CDS encoding phosphoketolase has product MTAVTPNPTSTKPAFTEGIQYFSDTVPGFETYGKTSAIAIGQTAISDPTDPTAGYQTLLAADALRYLILQMTASKASGHPGGFASQAEAYAAFVMLGHKNIITEVGHHAPGFYSAMFLDRSLEDMGIETVQQLRDRFREKHGLLGHLSGFIPGILAPAGPLGQGQHFAMSAALLHRDKLFPFTVGDGGLGEPYIMSSMAHFNTAFPGVTNFLPVLVWNGYSQEHHSMVSLKTNEQMIEYWKGNGFENVILVDAKDFDDRNQPSDYVDSTVFSLEQRIKFANAVLTAADKAATLALGGQLTVFIIKQLKGAGVHAKGSKSHNLYAQHTLENEDIIAALKARALTPEAWELVRSNCERAGGGSASKTVVTEFERTLPDLGQLPLEEYAVGGDAKVSTTAMGRLVGHVGQVDRAFLVTNADGNEASGIANINQALKIIHPTEDSLYHQAPNGQVYEPLSEDACAGLAAGLALMGSRSLWCSYESFAINGLPIWQTVTQAMAELRRSTPSTITLFTAGALEQGRNGWTHQRPEIEAYFAAMMRNGNVFPLFPPDANSIQACYEWALTTKNKGIVITASKSPLPIRTTFEQTRQAIEQGAIVLHESTGSKTIVFAVIGDMTLNPVFAAASTLESQGFGVRIVSVVNPRRLYRASDVAWEICSDPDGGFIDDATFETLFGGDALIGVTGGASGMLEPIMLRSTAKRDTFAWKRGETTATAGELMAVNGITAEGLVKRSIELSK; this is encoded by the coding sequence ATGACCGCAGTGACTCCCAATCCAACGTCTACCAAACCCGCCTTTACCGAAGGCATTCAATACTTTAGCGATACAGTGCCAGGGTTTGAGACGTATGGCAAAACGTCTGCGATCGCAATCGGACAAACCGCTATTTCTGATCCAACCGATCCGACCGCAGGCTATCAAACGCTTCTGGCTGCGGACGCGCTGCGCTACTTGATTCTGCAAATGACTGCAAGTAAAGCGTCGGGTCATCCGGGCGGGTTTGCAAGCCAAGCCGAAGCCTATGCTGCATTCGTGATGCTCGGTCACAAAAATATCATTACCGAAGTCGGACACCACGCACCGGGCTTTTATAGCGCTATGTTCCTCGATCGCTCCCTCGAAGATATGGGCATCGAAACCGTTCAGCAACTGCGCGATCGCTTCCGCGAAAAACATGGTTTGCTCGGTCACTTGTCCGGTTTTATTCCAGGCATTCTTGCGCCCGCAGGGCCGCTCGGTCAGGGACAACACTTCGCAATGTCAGCCGCGCTGTTACACCGCGATAAACTTTTCCCGTTCACGGTGGGCGACGGAGGCTTGGGTGAGCCGTACATCATGAGTTCGATGGCGCACTTCAATACGGCATTTCCAGGCGTGACGAATTTCCTTCCGGTGCTGGTGTGGAACGGCTATTCGCAAGAGCATCACAGCATGGTCTCGCTCAAAACCAACGAGCAAATGATCGAATACTGGAAGGGCAACGGATTTGAGAATGTGATCTTGGTGGATGCGAAGGATTTTGACGATCGCAATCAACCCAGCGATTACGTTGATAGCACCGTTTTCTCGCTGGAACAGCGCATCAAGTTCGCGAACGCCGTTCTGACTGCTGCCGACAAAGCCGCAACACTAGCGCTCGGCGGTCAGTTAACGGTGTTCATCATCAAGCAGCTTAAAGGCGCAGGGGTTCACGCTAAAGGGTCGAAGTCTCACAACCTTTACGCACAGCATACTTTGGAGAACGAAGACATTATCGCTGCACTGAAAGCCCGTGCTCTAACTCCAGAAGCTTGGGAACTGGTGCGATCGAACTGTGAACGAGCCGGCGGCGGATCGGCAAGTAAAACGGTCGTGACTGAATTTGAGCGCACTCTACCAGACTTAGGACAGTTGCCGCTTGAAGAATATGCGGTTGGGGGTGATGCTAAGGTTTCAACCACGGCAATGGGTCGATTGGTGGGGCATGTGGGCCAGGTCGATCGTGCTTTTCTCGTCACCAATGCAGACGGAAACGAAGCTTCGGGAATCGCCAATATTAACCAAGCGCTGAAGATTATTCACCCGACTGAAGATTCGCTCTACCATCAAGCGCCGAATGGTCAAGTGTATGAGCCGCTGAGTGAAGATGCTTGTGCGGGACTGGCAGCAGGATTGGCACTCATGGGAAGTCGATCGCTGTGGTGTTCTTATGAATCGTTTGCGATCAATGGTTTACCGATTTGGCAAACGGTGACGCAAGCGATGGCAGAATTACGCCGTTCTACACCTTCGACCATTACCTTATTTACGGCTGGCGCATTAGAGCAAGGTCGCAATGGCTGGACACACCAACGCCCCGAAATCGAAGCGTATTTTGCTGCAATGATGCGAAACGGCAACGTATTTCCGTTGTTCCCACCCGATGCGAACAGCATTCAAGCCTGTTACGAATGGGCGCTGACGACGAAAAATAAAGGAATTGTGATTACCGCAAGTAAGTCACCGTTACCGATTCGGACAACGTTTGAGCAGACTCGACAAGCGATCGAGCAGGGTGCGATCGTGCTGCATGAATCTACGGGATCGAAAACGATCGTGTTTGCGGTGATCGGGGATATGACGCTTAACCCTGTGTTTGCTGCCGCTTCGACTTTGGAATCGCAAGGGTTTGGAGTGCGAATTGTGTCAGTGGTGAATCCGCGACGGCTGTATCGTGCCAGTGATGTCGCTTGGGAGATTTGCTCAGATCCAGATGGCGGATTTATCGACGATGCAACGTTTGAAACCTTGTTCGGTGGCGACGCACTGATCGGGGTGACAGGAGGTGCAAGCGGAATGCTAGAGCCGATTATGCTCCGGAGTACCGCGAAGCGCGATACGTTTGCCTGGAAGCGGGGTGAAACGACTGCAACGGCTGGGGAACTGATGGCAGTTAACGGCATCACGGCAGAAGGATTGGTTAAACGATCGATCGAACTGTCGAAATAG
- a CDS encoding DUF2029 domain-containing protein, whose protein sequence is MSQISIFLKDLFRFMRAYFIYLLPSVFIIYLVLESYQIDFRPYYIAGKSVLYGLDPYINHVTKHPEFFVPVNAGEAPMSGFIYLPIAALFFTPLALFSYSTAKIIYSSFILILLWLLLFELVRRSNFKIKGEALLFAMTSFPVLAAFERGQIDILVCYLTILGFFLHQQHRQRFLAGALFGLAFCIKLFPAIAILYFIAKRQVRVVLYSFASIVVLLLAPLPILGNSIYTSYLKRMLPGVFGGITSEVPITVHGQAVINRVVMSVDSTGLRVTHDFVHGFMNPFLRGKPIASLTVGFIAFLILMYYLRRESAEHQFFSIVNCIHLFNPQTWIMGIVWFIPLFVHLFGKANHLGKFVLILPLFMPPFLNSSGMLAYAVTLLFAIPQMREKLLAKDDYYQLNQA, encoded by the coding sequence ATGTCTCAAATCTCAATTTTCCTAAAAGATCTTTTCCGATTTATGCGGGCCTATTTTATCTATTTATTGCCGTCTGTATTCATTATTTATCTAGTTTTGGAGTCCTATCAAATCGATTTTCGTCCTTATTACATTGCAGGAAAATCGGTTCTCTACGGTTTAGATCCATATATCAATCATGTGACAAAACATCCTGAGTTCTTCGTTCCTGTGAATGCAGGAGAAGCACCTATGTCGGGATTTATTTACTTACCGATCGCCGCTTTATTTTTCACACCGCTTGCCCTATTTTCTTATTCAACGGCAAAGATCATCTACAGTTCGTTTATCTTAATTCTATTGTGGCTTCTTTTATTTGAGTTAGTTCGTCGAAGCAATTTCAAAATTAAAGGAGAAGCACTACTATTTGCGATGACTTCTTTTCCTGTTCTTGCTGCATTTGAGCGAGGACAAATTGATATTCTTGTTTGCTATCTCACAATTTTAGGTTTCTTTTTACATCAGCAACATCGCCAGAGATTTCTAGCGGGGGCACTATTTGGATTAGCTTTTTGTATTAAGCTATTTCCTGCGATCGCCATTCTCTACTTCATTGCAAAACGCCAGGTTAGAGTCGTTCTCTACTCATTTGCTTCGATCGTAGTTCTACTGCTTGCACCCCTACCTATCCTGGGAAACTCTATCTATACAAGCTATCTCAAACGGATGTTGCCCGGAGTATTTGGAGGAATTACAAGCGAAGTACCGATCACAGTACATGGACAAGCGGTGATTAATCGTGTTGTGATGTCAGTCGATAGCACTGGATTACGAGTTACGCATGATTTTGTGCATGGATTTATGAATCCATTTTTGCGAGGAAAGCCGATCGCATCTTTAACCGTTGGATTCATTGCCTTTTTAATTTTGATGTATTACCTAAGACGCGAATCGGCTGAACATCAGTTCTTTTCGATCGTTAATTGTATTCATCTGTTCAATCCGCAAACCTGGATTATGGGAATTGTTTGGTTTATTCCGCTGTTTGTCCACTTATTTGGAAAAGCGAATCATTTAGGAAAGTTTGTTTTAATTCTGCCGCTGTTTATGCCTCCATTTCTAAACAGCAGCGGAATGCTAGCATACGCCGTCACGCTACTCTTTGCAATTCCGCAAATGCGAGAAAAACTCCTTGCAAAAGATGACTATTATCAGTTGAATCAAGCCTAA
- a CDS encoding DUF4359 domain-containing protein, whose translation MKTSQIVLGVLGLGVVGFAGLMVLTNPDEAAFGEFALEQVKTQGCKEAPQFIRSQCPRFVQENQAQVKRLILQSTARQNYGLFSLYSTTLSTRSIIPDLPIFLDLPAFQLETVGLMGKFYIYQAEKQPR comes from the coding sequence ATGAAAACTTCTCAAATTGTCCTAGGTGTGTTGGGGTTAGGTGTGGTTGGATTTGCAGGACTCATGGTTCTGACCAATCCTGATGAAGCAGCTTTCGGCGAATTTGCGCTAGAGCAGGTTAAAACTCAAGGATGTAAAGAAGCACCGCAATTTATTCGTAGTCAGTGTCCTCGATTTGTGCAAGAGAATCAGGCACAGGTGAAACGACTGATTCTGCAAAGCACTGCTCGCCAGAATTACGGATTGTTTAGTCTCTACAGCACAACACTATCAACGCGATCAATCATTCCAGATTTGCCGATTTTTCTGGATTTACCTGCTTTTCAGTTAGAAACGGTTGGCTTGATGGGCAAGTTTTATATCTATCAAGCCGAGAAACAGCCACGTTAG